A window from Triticum aestivum cultivar Chinese Spring chromosome 6D, IWGSC CS RefSeq v2.1, whole genome shotgun sequence encodes these proteins:
- the LOC123143463 gene encoding pumilio homolog 23: MEKSKHGKRNNREDGSTGRGHGKGRPSGSSMKMNPGGMKNENALQPPNASTSAMNVIRKKVDPETAKYFLEISNLFDNKEIDLEDRSTICANALEETKGKELELVTDGVISHTLQILVQGCELEQLCMFLRSCIQSFAVIAMDKFGSHVAEAALKALATHLEDDTSRVIVEEILNRICKVIAADATNVMCSCYGSHVLRTLLCLCKGVPFDSLQDFHMTKRSAVLAERLSGGSSRPGDQNLTSFQHGFPDMFKTFVRQMLQNAKNDISTLLTEKNSSLVLQTVLKLSAGDDDELNHIIAVLLGYDEDDTAQKKDYSEQKNKIVALLEDTAYSHLLEVIIDVAPEELRSNMLIGTLKGALFAISSHHCGNYVVQALISSAKTADQMKQIWEELGPNIKELLELGKSGVVASILAACQRLETNRLEISEALSAALTSDSEPSDSIVAHILFLENFLREKSYWKWPLGVKMSVLGCLMLQSIFQYPHQYIRQYVASLLALDNDQILQIAKDPGGSRVLEAFLCSSATTKRKFKVFAKLQGHYGEIAMNPSGSFLVEECFTASNFSHKEAIVSELLAMQNELSRTRHAIHLLKKLDVDRYSRRPDQWRAAQTSKETTQREFQAEFGLNNSKPVGQSIEELFSPQSPAKKRKQKEKTDKTTTADAGTTKPESFQKNTKGQKSAKAMSEGESSSKKPVSMPFLNDGGKRKSPGFLSDKPIPKKQKHERPSDGRRFVGDGSSVGTPFVRHNVKQKQSIAELAALAGKDKLTAGEVRKLLKPEISAKGA; encoded by the exons ATGGAGAAGTCTAAACATGGGAAGAGGAATAACCGTGAGGACGGGAGCACGGGCAGAGGGCATGGAAAGGGCCGCCCTTCGGGCAGTTCGATGAAGATGAACCCCGGGGGCATGAAGAATGAGAACGCATTGCAGCCCCCCAATGCTTCAACCTCAGCGATGAATGTTATTAG GAAAAAGGTCGATCCTGAAACTGCTAAATACTTCCTCGAGATATCGAATCTCTTTGATAACAAGGAGATAGACTTGGAGGACCGTTCGACGATCTGCGCCAATGCTTTGGAAGAAACCAAAGGGAAAGAGCTCGAACTTGTCACTGATGGTGTAATAAGCCACACCTTGCAGATTCTTGTACAAGGTTGCGAGTTGGAGCAGTTATGCATGTTCCTCCGCAGCTGTATTCAGTCTTTTGCTGTTATTGCCATGGACAAATTTGGATCGCATGTGGCTGAAGCAGCCCTCAAGGCACTGGCAACACATCTTGAAGACGACACCTCCAGGGTCATTGTGGAAGAGATACTGAATAGGATTTGCAAG GTTATTGCTGCAGATGCTACAAATGTGATGTGCAGCTGCTATGGATCTCATGTTCTAAGGACACTTCTCTGTCTTTGTAAGGGCGTACCGTTCGATTCATTGCAAGATTTCCACATGACAAAGAGATCTGCTGTTCTGGCTGAACGATTGAGCGGTGGTTCAAGTAGACCAGGCGACCAGAATCTAACAAGCTTTCAACATGGTTTCCCAGACATGTTCAAAACTTTTGTCAGGCAAATGCTACAAAATGCAAAAAATGACATTTCAACATTACTAACTGAGAAGAACAGTAGCCTTGTTTTACAG ACTGTGTTGAAACTATcagctggtgatgatgatgaattGAATCATATAATAGCGGTTCTTCTTGGTTATGACGAGGATGACACTGCTCAGAAGAAAGATTACAGTGAACAAAAGAATAAGATAGTTGCCTTACTTGAAGATACTGCTTACAGTCATCTCTTGGAG GTCATTATAGATGTTGCTCCTGAGGAACTACGCAGCAATATGCTTATAGGCACTCTCAAGGGTGCACTATTTGCAATCTCGTCTCACCACTGTGGTAACTATGTGGTACAAGCTTTAATATCATCAGCCAAAACTGCAGATCAG ATGAAGCAAATATGGGAGGAACTTGGTCCTAATATCAAGGAGTTGCTTGAGCTAGGTAAATCAGGAGTGGTGGCTTCCATTTTAGCTGCATGCCAGCGACTTGAAACAAATCGCCTGGAG ATCTCTGAAGCTCTTTCTGCAGCATTAACTTCAGATTCCGAGCCTTCTGATAGCATTGTTGCACATATACTTTTTCTTGAGAATTTCCTCCGCGAGAAATCTTATTGGAAATGGCCGCTTGGTGTAAAGATGAGTGTTCTTGGTTGCCTGATGCTGCAATCAATTTTTCAATACCCACAT CAATATATTCGGCAGTATGTTGCAAGTTTGCTGGCTTTGGACAATGATCAGATCCTGCAGATTGCCAAGGACCCTGGAGGCAGCCGTGTTCTTGAGGCATTTTTATGTTCAAGTGCAACAACAAAGCGAAAATTTAAAGTTTTTGCAAA ATTGCAAGGCCATTACGGGGAGATTGCTATGAATCCTTCTGGCTCATTCTTGGTAGAAGAATGCTTTACAGCGAGTAATTTTTCCCATAAAGAGGCCATTGTGTCAGAGCTGTTGGCTATGCAAAATGAACTATCTCGGACAAGACATGCCATCCACTTGTTAAAGAAACTGGATGTTGAtag ATACTCAAGACGACCCGACCAGTGGAGAGCTGCGCAAACTTCGAAAGAAACAACTCAGAGAGAATTTCAAGCCGAATTTGGCCTGAACAACAGTAAACCTGTTGGCCAGAGTATCGAGGAGCTGTTTTCTCCCCAAAGCCCTGCAAAGAAGCGTAAACAGAAAGAGAAGACCGACAAAACTACTACTGCGGATGCCGGCACCACCAAGCCAGAATCATTTCAGAAAAACACCAAGGGCCAGAAATCCGCCAAGGCAATGTCCGAGGGAGAATCGAGCAGCAAGAAGCCCGTGAGCATGCCATTCTTGAATGACGGTGGCAAGAGGAAATCGCCAGGTTTCCTATCGGACAAACCGATTCCCAAGAAACAGAAACACGAGAGACCCTCAGATGGCAGGCGGTTTGTCGGGGATGGCAGCAGCGTTGGCACACCGTTTGTCAGGCATAATGTCAAGCAGAAACAGTCCATCGCCGAGCTTGCTGCTCTGGCTGGTAAGGATAAACTGACCGCAGGGGAGGTCCGGAAGCTGCTCAAGCCCGAAATTTCAGCCAAGGGCGCCTAA